The DNA segment CATGCCGGTTAATCTTACCATAACCGATAACTCATCAAGTCTGCTTACAATAAACACTATAAGCAAAACTGTTGTGGTAAGAGCGCACAGAATGTTTCTGGGCGCCCCGGACGGTGTAATCAAAGAAATCGCCCTGATTGCAACAAACAAGAAAAAAAAAGCAGTTGTTATAAAGAAATTTATAAACGATAATGCCGGCTCTATAAAAGCTCCTTCTGTAAACCGTAAAAGAACAATTATTACAAGGGGTAATTTTCATAATTTGCGGGAAGTGTTTGATGCTCTTAACAGCACGTATTTTCAGGGGAGCATCAGCTGTGCCATAACGTGGGCAAAGCGCACATCACAGGGTATAGCCAAAAGGCGGCGGCTCGGAAGTTATAATTCTAAGGACGGTGTTATTTCCATAAATCCGGTACTTGATAAACCTGTTATTCCGCAATACCTTGTGGAGTATATTATTTACCATGAAATGCTTCATGCCGATATCGGCGTAAGGGTGGAAAACAACAGACGCTCCGCACACTTCAGGGAATTTAAAGAGACAGAAAGAAAATTTAAGGATTATGAGCGGGCGGTGTTGTTTATAAAAAATAATTTTAATTTATTTCATTAAAGGTTTATTAAACAGCTCCTGCACTTAGCTGTGCTCTTTTATGATAAAAATATGTTATTATTACCAAGTGGCTAAAAATATTGATTTCATACCCCTTGCCAAGGACTCTTTCCTTGCAATAAGGAAAAACTCATTAATAATTACCCCGACGATAATATCCTCTCTGATCTTATCCATGTTCACATATAAGTATCTGGGGCCGGGAATAACGAAATTAGCCGCACAGCAGGCAAGTACTCAGGACTTGACTCTGCTTAAAGAACTTGTCGAGAAATTTGTTACAATATCATTTGTGAACTTTTATATACAGATGTTTGTTCATGCCCTGACTCTTGTAATGGCACGTGATGTTATTGAAAAGGGAACCTTCGGCTATTTGGCAGCAATTGTGGCGGTTGTAAAAAAATTTTATTCACTGCTGTTTTCCGGAACTCTCTTTGGTATTCTTTTTGTTGTTGGAGCAATGCTGCTTATTGTTCCGGCAATACTTGTCAGTTTCTTTTTTATGTTTACATATGTTGCGATAATAAAGAGCGACATGCACTCTTTCACCGCAATAAAGGAAAGTATAAAACTGGTAAAACATAACCTAAATGCCGCCTTTTCAGTCTATTTAACCCTCCTTACATCAGCTGTCACCATATCTGTGGTAAATGTACTGTTTAGCCGTGCAATGGAGAGTATTTCAGAGACAAATGCCTTGTACAATTTTTCAAACAGCGTACTAAGCGGAATTCTGTCGGGGCTGCCACATGAAAAATACGAGAGAGTGTTAAATGTCATTAACAACACTCCCTCCTACTTGGCCATAGCGATAACGACCATACTTATCGGAATTGTAATGGCATTTATAGCGCTTATGATTATAAAAGCCCATGATGTTATAAAACACGATGACGAAAACCCTGCCGTATCGGAGGCAAACCTATGATAGATACCCATTGCCACCTTGAGATGCCGCCCTTTGAGGGTGTTGTTGATGAGGTGGTAAAAAGGGCGGCCGAGGCCTCTGTAACGACACTCATAACGATTGCCTCAGATGTTGCAAGCAATGAAAGAAGCAGGGCTATTGCCGAACTTTATGAAAATGTCCGGTTTACAGTTGGAATTCATCCCCATGAGGCTAAGGACTTAAGCGCCTCAGTATATGAAAAGCTGCGGTCACTGTGTAAACATCAAAAGTGTGTGGCAATTGGTGAGACAGGCCTTGATTACTACCACAACCACAGCCCCAAAGATGTGCAGCGGCAGGCTTTTGCCATGCAGATGGAGCTGGCTGAAGAGACAGGGCTGCCTTTAATAATTCACAGCCGTGAAGCCTCAGAGGACACCATCGGGATGCTTAAGGAGCACAAAGTGGCAAGGGGGGTTTTGCACTGCTTTACGGCGAATGCTGAAATCGCCAAAGAGGTAACCTCGATGGGATTTTATGTTTCATTTTCCGGTACTGTGACATTTAAAAATAATCCTGATGTTGAAAAAACCGTAAATGCTGTAAGTGACAACTATCTGCTTATAGAGACCGATGCGCCATACTTAGCCCCTGTTCCGTACAGAGGTAAGAGAAACGAGCCTGCCTATATAATTCACACTGCCGCGAGGATAGCCGGCCTAAGAGGAATCTCAGTAGAGGATGTTGACAGAATCACCACGCTAAACGCTCAAAATCTGTTTGGCCTTAATAAGCCTTCACATGACGGTAAAATCGCCTATCAAATAAGGGATTCGCTTTATCTCAATATGACTAATTCCTGCACAAACCACTGCACGTTTTGCCGGAGAACCGTAAATGCCACGGTAAAGGGGCATAATCTGAGCCTTGAGCATGACCCCTCGGCGGAGGAGTTGGTATGTGCCATGGGGGATCCGGCAAAATTCGATGAAGTTGTATTTTGCGGTTATGGCGAGCCGCTTCTTAAACTGGAGAATGTCAAAACAGTGGCAAGGTACATAAAGGATCGTGGCGGCAGGGTACGGATTAACACAAACGGGCTCGGTAACATAATCCACAAACGCAACATAGTTGTTGAACTATCAGGTCTGGTTGACAGAATCTCGATAAGCCTCAATGCTCAGGATGAGGAGACCTACAACAGGCTCTGTGTACCGTCCGTTGAAAACGCTTACGAGGGTGTTTTGGATTTTATACGTCAAGCCAAAAAACACATTCCTGATGTCACCGTGTCTGTTGTTGACGCCCCGGGGACAGACGTTGCACGATGTAGGGAGATTGCCCGTGAGCTTGGAGTAAACTTCAGGCTGCGCCATCTTAATATGCTGGGGTAGAGAGGGGATTGTTTGATGGTGAACTTAGAGGTAAAATGGCTGGGAAACAAGAAGGGTTACTTGAAGGTGAACTGAAAGGATTACTTGAGGGTAAGCGTGATGGGTTACTTGAAGGCATTGAATTAGGACTTGAGCTCAAATTTGGTTTAGTTGGGCTTGAGCTAATGAATATGATTAGAGCCATAGATACTGTAGATAAATTGGAAGAGTTTAAAAATCTTATAAAGAAAGCCAATTCACTGGATGAACTGAGGGAGTTTTTGGGGTGCGACATGAAGTCGCTTTAATTACCTTAAAGCTTTATAAAATAAGGACTTCACCCTGTTTTCCGTAGCAGGTAGCTTAGTCTGGCAAGCAGAGGTGGTAACGCATCTGTTTGAAGCCCGGACGACAATGTAACCCGTTAACTCCAACCCGTGAGGAGAGGAGGAACAACTGATAGCATCAATCAGTAGGGTGCTAAGCTTCAGATGGTATGCTTAACATAAGTGAACTGCCGTAAACGCCGTGACTCCTGAAAGCCAAAGATGCTGAGAGGCTTCGACCAAAAGGTGAATGGGTGGTTGGCATTCTCCCAAATAATGTTACACGGACATGAAACCCATCGGTGTATAGGCAGAAGCTAACCCATCAGCATGCAATTTTAGCGGAACATGGTAAGCCCGATTAGTCGCTGTACACAACAGCAAAGTAAGCGTCAAGTTAACCCCATCTTACAAAAAATTAAGTAGAGGTGTCATACTTGAGCGAAAAAAGAGGGGGCACGGTATGGCAAACAAGACAAAGAGACAAACGAAAGAGTTGTCACAACAATTTTGGAGTGAACATGTTAATGCATGGAGTAACAGCGGAGTAACACAGGCGTAATACTGTAGAGGGCATAATTTGGGGTTAAAATCATTTGGATTTTGGAAAGGGAAACTGAGCTGGTCTTCATTAGAGCCTGTATTTCATCAAGTACGAATAGTGGCGGAGCAAAATAAAGAGAGTGTATGCCTATCTCTCAATCTGCATATAGGTTCAAAGTATCGGATAGAGGTACAAGATAATTTTAATCCTCTGGTCTTACAGAAACTTTTGAGGGCATTGGAGGGGCTATGATGTATTAAAGGAGCTCAAATATTCGGGTGTATTTGGCCTCAGGGAGTACAGATATGCGCAAGTCAATAAACGGGTTATCATTACCTGTGGAGCGGTCTTTAAATCTTGATCCATTTTCAGGCTATCTGTTTGTATTCATCAATGAGAGACGAACGATAGTATAGATTTTGTATTAGGACCGTAACTGTTTTTGTCTATGGCAAAAGCGCTGTAGTGCCCTGCTTTTTCGCTTTTTTCTTTTATTTCAATATGTTAGCTCTCTCAAGTGATGAAGTCAGGATTTTTATAATCCACTATACTTCTCAGATTCTGTGTAACTGCCATCATCTTTAAATGATATACATTTATCCCTGTGATTATTAGCGCCTCCGGTATGTGGTGGATTCCCTAAAGCAAATTCGTCCTCAGTTAAGTTGGGGTTGAGGTGTTGTTTAAAATATCCATAAATATTGTAGATTATACCCTATAGTGTTTTTACTTTCTTCTTTGAATTGTTTGGTTATAACATTATTCTTTAAATATGTTGCTTTTTTGACAAATTGGATAGCGGGGTTTGGGGTCCCTTCCCCACGGCCCTCCCCGTCTCATACATTTTCCACAGCCGAAAGGTTAAAAACGTCACCCGCAGGGGCGTAACAATGTGGAGCAATTTTCAGAAGGAAAATTTGACATTTTTAGCTAATTGAAGGCTACTCTTTTTAAGCGACAGGGACTGCTTCTTTTTTTTCTACACACTCTAAACGTTATAGAACCTAAAAACAGAATATCCCACTAATTGCTTCAATGCTTTTTAAGCCTCACCGAGAATTGCTGCATTACGATTCGCTTTTTTGACAAAACCACAAGTCTGGTAAATAATTTATCATGCAAATTATAGAAAGAGATTTCTCATGACTTAATGGAAATTATTTATGGAGAGGAAATCATGGCAATTCCACATAGTAATCTTTTATAATTAAGCTTAGAATCGTAGTTTAGACCAACAAGGTTTTATGTGTAATGTTGCTTATGGAGATTTTAGGAGCTGTCCCCTTTATCTGGCATTACAGATAAAATTATACTTGGTGTGCTAAAAAAAGGAAATTAAATGACGACTGTAATTTCGAAAGTATTTAAGGGAAAAATGAGGGACAGGTTAATTTATTGTCAATGACAGTTAGATCAATTTATGAATTTAAATAAAAAGGATAGCAAATGAATACAACGGATCACTTGGTCAATAAGATAATTAATGAAGCCTTAGCAGATATTTATTCCCGAATCACATTAGCCGATACATCGTCTATGCCCATAGATGATGCTTTATTTCTTAGAATGATCGGCATAAATATTAATGATTGGCATGATCGTTTGCATAAGAAATTGGATCCAATTCTTGATTGTAGCTCCATTCAAGAACAGGATAAATTATATACTGCTGCACTTTCATTTTTAGAAAGCGAAAATAAATTAATTAGACTCAACATGGATAAAGAAAATAAAATTTGTGTTACTATTACTCCGAAAGGTGTTGCTTTCTTCGAGAATAAGAAAAAACAAGGGAATATGATTTTTATTGTCCACGGACACAATGAGGCAAATAAGTACGAATTAAAGAGCTTTTTATCAGAGTTAGGCCTCAATTCGATAATCCTTCATGAACAGGATGACAGAGGACTCACCATAGTAGAAAAATTTGAGTTTTATGCCAAAACATGTAGATTTGCTTTCGTTCTTCTGACCCCTGATGATGTTATCCCTCAAGGTTTAGATAGTACCGAGAAGAAATGGAGAGCTCGTCAAAATGTGATTATGGAGTTAGGCTGGTTTATGGGTGTATTAGGCCGTGAAAATGTTGTTATCCTATATAAGGAGGGGGATATCGAAATTCCTTCCGATATCAGCGGAGTCCTCTATTTGCCTTTTACTGTTAGCATACTTGAGGTCAGTGAGAAAATACGGAAAAGACTAACTGGTGCAGGATTAATTTAAAGCAGACAAAGGGGTCAGGTCTTGCAATGACACAAAATGCTCTTCTGAATAGAATTTCCTGGTGGGGAATCGGAGAATTTAAACAAAGAGCTAAAGATTGGATTTGGTATGGAACAGATGCCATGCGGTCAGTGCAATGCAAATGCGATATTTTTCAGAATAGGAGTGATAGCGTACAATCTCTTTGTGGGTTTTAAAATGAAGACATGTCCGGAGAGCTGGTCTAAACACACGATAAGTACATTAAGGTGGAAGATGATACAGGTAGCAGGGCGGATAGTGAGTCATGCAGGACAGGTAATTCTGAAATTAGCAGTTGGAATAAAACAACTTGGTATATTTTAAGAGATACGGAGGAAAACTTTTGAATATAGCCTGTTATGTAGTGGCTAAAAAAAGCTATGGGAAAGATGGAAAAAAGAAAATACAGGGAGAGTCATGTTCAAAAACATATAAAATGATAAAAATCCATATTGATTTTAGTATTGTTGATGAAAAAATAAACTTTTTATAGTAGAAAAAATGGATAATCTGCTGTGATCTGAATTTTCTGCTCAAAAACCACTTTTAACGGGCTACAGGTTTTTCTATATCGGATTTCGGGTGGAAAGCCATTCTTTTATTTTTTATTCCGGATGTGATATGATATTCATTGATGGATTCTGTAAAAAATATAAGACAGGTTTTTCATTAGAAATCTGTATATATTATTATGTCTGATAAAAGGGAATTTATAGTTGCACCGGCTAAGAGGTTTATAGCGGATGTAATAAATAACAGATATATGCTGTGGTGTCTTGTTGTAAGGGATATCAAAAGCCGCTACACGGGGTCCTTCATAGGGTTTTTCTGGGCGGTTATTCAACCAATTGTTACTGTTATTACTTATACCTTTGTGTTTTCCTTTGTCATGAGAGTGCGACTGGGAGCCGGTGCAGGTTCAGGGAGCTTTGTTTTGTGGCTGCTTTGTGGTTTAAGCCCGTGGTTGTTTTTTTCCGAAAACCTTAACCGCTCAATAGGGATTCTTAGTGAAAATAAAAACCTTATCACCAAAAGCCTTTTTCCGTCTGAGCTGCTGCCCCTAAGCGTTGTGTTGTCTAATCTTGTCAACCATCTTATCATGGGTGCCATAATTATTATCGCTGTCCTTATCTTTGAAAAACGCCTCACCCTGCTTATTTTATATCTTCCGGTTTATCTTTTTTTTCTGAGTCTCGCCTCACTTGGAATCAGTTGGCTCATTTCAAGCATTAATGTTTATGTCAGGGATATCGGGCAGATCATCACAGTGTTTATCAACCTTTGGTTTTTTTATACCCCGATTGTGTATGAATCGTCCATGGCTCCGGCTAATTTGCAGTTTTTTCTTAAACTTAACCCCATGTATTATGTCGTTGACGGCTATCGTCTGGCGCTTCTTGGCATTGACCATCCCCACTGGAAAGGTTTTCTTATTGTGGGAACCACCAGTTTCATAGTCGGCATTGCAGGAGCACTTGTCTTTAAACGTCTCAAGCTTGATTTTGCCGAATTGTTATAGGAATACAGCACTTGAATAAATCGATCACTGTTGACAATGTCAGCAAAAAATACAGAATATTTTCATCTCCCAGGGATCGGCTTAAGGAGCTGTTTCATCCTAAAGGGAAAAAATACCACCACGAGTTTTGGTCCCTCAGAAATGTCACCTTTGATGTTGACAAGGGTGAGGCAGTGGGGATACTGGGCAGAAACGGTTCAGGGAAAAGTACACTGCTTCAGATTATCTGCAGCATCATAAGGCCGACCGGGGGACAGGTCATAGCCAATGGCAGGATTTCTGCGTTACTGGAACTCGGAGCCGGCTTTAATCCTGAATTTTCAGGCCGTGCCAACGTCTATATGAACGGCGCCCTCATGGGATTTACCAAAGAGGAAATGGATGAGCGCATGGAGACTATTGAGAAATATGCGGACATCGGGGAATTTATAGACCAGCCTATGAAGATATACTCAAGCGGTATGTATATACGGGTGGCCTTTGCTTGTGCCGTTAATGTTAAACCGGATATCCTGGTTGTAGATGAGGCTCTGGGTGTGGGAGATATCTTTTTCCAGCAAAAGTGTTTTAATACCATAAGCGATATAATAGGCGGGGGGACAACTTGCCTGTTTGTATCACATGACCTCGAGGCGATAAGAAAGCTCTGCAGCAGGGCTGTGTTGCTCAAAAACGGAGAGGTGGACTACATTGGGCCGGCTGTTGAGGCGATAAGCCGCTATGCCGGGTACTTTGACCCGAAACGTTCCAATAAAAAACTAACCGCCGACACAGTATCACCCTCAACGCATGGACTTATGAGCCCTGAGGAAATCATCGCCGGCAATGTTATCCCTGAGGGAACCCCACGGCACGGCACAGGCGGTGGTGCGGAAATCGCCGCTCTCAGAGTTACCAACAAGGACGGTCTTGATACATTTGCCGTGGATATGATGAGCTCTCTTATGTTTAACTTTCTGATTAGGGTTAAAGAACCGGTATCAGACTTAAATGTAGCTGTCACACTGTTTGACAGAATGGGAAATTTCATCTTCGGCGGCGGCCCCAGACAAATAGGAATGCGCCTTCCGGATATGCAGCGAGGAGCATCTTTTGTTGTTTGCATTGAATTGCAATTTACAGTCAAGCCTGGCGAGTACACCTTTGGTGCAGGGGTTTCAGAGCCGACATACAACACTATTGACGAGGTGTTTACACACGACAGGGTGGATTCTTTGGGGCCGTTGACAGTTACCCATAACCCTGCTTTGATGCTGCCGTTTCACGGTATTGCCTTGCTTGCGAGTAACATCTGGTTTTCAACTCCCAACATACCCGGAAACATTATTATAACAGGAACTAACGATGCCGCACAGGGGATGTCAGGCGCTGAGAGCACCTCAGACCTGGCCCTGTCTGTACAGGAAATATTTCAAAAATTCCGTCCCCTGAGAATCATTGAAACAGGCACGTATCAGGGCCTTGGTTCAACTACAATTATCACGTCGGCTCTCAGAGACTATGGCCATGATGATGCCATATTTTATTCCATAGAGGTAAACCCGCAACACCACAAAGCCGCTGTTTCAAATCTTACCGGCAACGGCCTCATAGGTAAGGTCAGGTTGTTAAACGGCCTCTCTGTACCCAGAAATATCGTTCCATCTAAAGACGAAATTGATGATAAATTTGTTAAACACCTCCAATACACCGGTATATTTGTTGACTACGAGGAAAATGAGCGGGTTGAGATGTATTTTAAAGAAACCGATTTCCCGGACCTCCCTGATGACTTACTCGGAAAATGTCTCTCCGAGTTTTCTTATAAGCCGGACTTTGTTGTCCTTGACAGTGCCGGCCATATGGGTTATGTTGAGTTTGAGTATCTGATAAAACGGCTTCCCGCCCCTTGTATTATAGCCTTAAAAGATTGTTTTGCCGTTAAACACTACAAAAGCTTTCTCCATATAAAATCAGATCCCAGGTTTGAGGTTCTTAAAGTATCGGAAGAAAAATACGGCTTTTGTATTGCAAGGTTTACGCCATAGAAGGACTGTTATGAGCTTAGCTCAGGCATTGAAAAAATCAGACAACGCCGATGTCCTGTGGGTCAGGGGAGATTCAATCGGCGATTCGGTCGTTTCCATCTCCATGCTTGCCGAGATAAAAAAGACATATCCAACGTTAAAAATAACAGTGCTTTGCCAGCATCACATAAGTGAACTTTATGAAGCCTGTCCTCACACAGACCACATCATTACCTTTGATAAGAAACGGGCCTGTGAGGAAACTCAGTACAGAGACGTGATAGTCTCAAGTGTACGACAGCTGAAACCCCTCTTTGCACTGAACTCTGTTTACTCAAGAGAGCCGATAACCGATATCTTTACCCTTCAAAGCGGCGCTAAATACACGGCTGCCTTTAGCGGCAACACGTGTAATATAACAGAGGATGAAAGAGACGCTAATAACGCCCTCTACACAGATATTATAATCTCTGAGGGTTCTCATAAGATTGAGTTTAAGAGGTACAATGATTTCCTCCGAGCACTTGGAATTAATGTCTCAGGGCTCAAATCCATAGTCTATACAACCCCAGGGGACGAAATAGTTGCAGAAGAGATTTTTAACCGCTATGGATTAAAAAACAATGAACCCATAGCGATTTTACCTTCCGCCCAATGTACTTACAGAATATACCCTAGGTTTTCAGAGGTAATGGAGGTATTTCGTGATTTTCCGTTAATAATTGCAGGTGGCTCTGATATGATTGCTCTGGGGAGGAAACTGTCTGAGAACTTCACTGGTACGTGCATTGACCTTACTGCAACCACTAGTTTAAGACAAACAGCGTCTGTTTTGAGAAAATCGAGACTTGCCATATGTTCGGAATCAGCCGCCGCCCACATGGCTTGCGCTGTGGGTACTCCAAACGTGGTTATACTTGGCGGCGGACACATGGGCAGGTTTTTCCCTTATTCAAACCTGACCTCGGCTGTCTCCCTGCCGCTTAATTGTTACGGATGTAACTGGATATGTAAGTATGAGGGAGATTACCATTGCATTAGCGATATCGCACCGGAGAGCATTGTTTTTGCTGCAAAAAATACCCTTAAAGGTTTATCCCAAAATCCTAAAATTTATCTCCAGGGAGGTTACTTAAATCCTAAAGATAAAACACCCCCTCCACCTGGTGCAATAAACAAATTTGTTTCGGATGTTGAAATTATTAATTTAACCTTGCAGAGTTATAAAAACATGAGGGTAGTAAAACCCACAGGGACTGTTAAACAGCACTTGCCTGAGATAACGGTGGTAACACCATCATATAATCAGGCGGCGTACCTTGAGCAATGTATTGTCTCTGTAATCAATCAAAATTACCCCAATCTGCAATACATCATAATGGATGGCGGCAGTACCGACGGCTCGGTGGAAATAATAAAACGTTACGAGAAATATATCTCACACTGGCGGAGTGCTCCTGATGACGGACAGTACGGGGCGATAAACGACGGCTTTAAACTGGCAACCGGTGAAATAATGGGCTGGATAAATTCTGACGACAAATTCCATTCCGGAGCGCTTTGGAACGTGGCTAAGGTTTTTATGGCATACAGAGATGTGCAATGGGTAATGGGCAGACCTACGGTGTGGGCGGAAAACGGCGACTTAGCCGATATGCTTGACCCCATCCCACAGTGGTGCAGAGGGTACTATCTGGAGGGAAAAATCGGTCCTCCCCATATTCAGCAGGAATCCACCTTTTGGAGAACTTCACTGTGGGAAAGGGCAGGAGGGTATCTTGACCGTACACTTAAGTATGCCGGAGACCTTGAGCTGTGGGCAAGGTTTTTCCGGCACGCACAGCTCTACAGTGTTGATGCACTTATCGGGGGGTTTAGAGCCCGAGGTAACCAAAAGACGTCGGCGGAGGGGATAGATTCATATAACTCCGAGGCGGAGCGGATTCTTAACCGCGAGAGAGAACTCATTAAACAAACAGCGGAAGCGCTATTACCACCACCTGAGATACTCTCTGTTTCGTCCCCTGAGTCGCATCTTCCTATTGTTAAAGAAAACAGTTTGAAAATTCATGTTTCTTTTTCAGGCCTTGGCGCAGGCAATATCGGCGATGAGGCTATGATGCTCGGATTTTTATCGCTGTACAAATTACCCCCGGCAACGACTATCGAGGTGTGGGATAAAAATGAACCTGCTCTAAAAGTGTTCCCTGAGTATTATGAGTTTGTTGACTACACGGATACGCTGACATGCCAATCCCTATGCCTCAGCGCCGATTGTGTTTTTGTAATCGGTGCAACGATTGTTACAGAAATGCTCAGTACCGACTGGCCTTTGAGGGTCCTTGGTGATAAATACGATTTCTGTTTTACACACGGCATCGAGGTTCATGCTATCGGCACAGGGGTTGACATGCTTGTGAGCGAGGAGGGCAAGAATCTTTTTTATAAGGGTTTTTCGGGCATAAATTCATGGACTGTCAGAAGTGAAAGAAGCAGGCGGGTTTTGATTGGCCTTGGTATAAATCCATCAGATGTTGTGACAACAGCCGATCTTGCATGGCTTACCCCCTTAGATGATATTAACCCTGTTTGGGCAAAAGATTATCTGGCCTCTACCGGCATTGATATGGGCAAACCCCTTATAGGAATCAACGTTGTCAATGAAAAATGGCTAAATCAAAGCCACATAAAGGAACAACTGGCCGCTGCACTAGATGAGTTGATTGACAAACACGGGTTTGTAGTGGCCTTTTTTTGTAATGAAACCAGAGAGGGGCAGTATTTTGATAAAGAAG comes from the Nitrospirae bacterium YQR-1 genome and includes:
- a CDS encoding glycosyltransferase yields the protein MSLAQALKKSDNADVLWVRGDSIGDSVVSISMLAEIKKTYPTLKITVLCQHHISELYEACPHTDHIITFDKKRACEETQYRDVIVSSVRQLKPLFALNSVYSREPITDIFTLQSGAKYTAAFSGNTCNITEDERDANNALYTDIIISEGSHKIEFKRYNDFLRALGINVSGLKSIVYTTPGDEIVAEEIFNRYGLKNNEPIAILPSAQCTYRIYPRFSEVMEVFRDFPLIIAGGSDMIALGRKLSENFTGTCIDLTATTSLRQTASVLRKSRLAICSESAAAHMACAVGTPNVVILGGGHMGRFFPYSNLTSAVSLPLNCYGCNWICKYEGDYHCISDIAPESIVFAAKNTLKGLSQNPKIYLQGGYLNPKDKTPPPPGAINKFVSDVEIINLTLQSYKNMRVVKPTGTVKQHLPEITVVTPSYNQAAYLEQCIVSVINQNYPNLQYIIMDGGSTDGSVEIIKRYEKYISHWRSAPDDGQYGAINDGFKLATGEIMGWINSDDKFHSGALWNVAKVFMAYRDVQWVMGRPTVWAENGDLADMLDPIPQWCRGYYLEGKIGPPHIQQESTFWRTSLWERAGGYLDRTLKYAGDLELWARFFRHAQLYSVDALIGGFRARGNQKTSAEGIDSYNSEAERILNRERELIKQTAEALLPPPEILSVSSPESHLPIVKENSLKIHVSFSGLGAGNIGDEAMMLGFLSLYKLPPATTIEVWDKNEPALKVFPEYYEFVDYTDTLTCQSLCLSADCVFVIGATIVTEMLSTDWPLRVLGDKYDFCFTHGIEVHAIGTGVDMLVSEEGKNLFYKGFSGINSWTVRSERSRRVLIGLGINPSDVVTTADLAWLTPLDDINPVWAKDYLASTGIDMGKPLIGINVVNEKWLNQSHIKEQLAAALDELIDKHGFVVAFFCNETREGQYFDKEASLSVISLMQHTAILVPNNYYTPAQMISMLTLCRFTISWRYHFTVFSILAGSVPITVMRGDKLIELVNEFNGLNLGKPERISKVKILDAILKGEANYNKIKLNQKIILRALKQRSRLNTTFIRNLNVHSLKSVHVNKIKPLKPSLLWVRLDSIGDALLSMGMLPEIRKKYEGYQITVLCQEHVKELYETCPFVDNIIGVNKQLAACDELYRNKIIKALRDLNPIVALNSQCSREPLSDFFTIESAAKEKIAFFGDSGNNFPVDKREINNPAYTHIIETTDRNKPELKRHEEFLRAIGIENPVITPALWSTPDDEHYADLMFTAFSVVSRKLIVVAPGSQYNYKVYERFHEALEGLHDYDICVLGGGDATETALKIKERFKGRTFDLTGKTTLRQMAAMIRRSAVFVGTDSIAAHMACVYGIPNVVVLGGGHPGRFIPYHPATTAVSLPLNCYGCNWNCRYGTYYCVKSITPETANSAIKKALSEVSLYKEKPEIIFESPSAWNSVKKMPVWRLPEGFINFDNFKISWGSETPQKKEFTFNKTGYSYLVTAIVSAYKSERFIRQCLMDLCNQTIGDELEIIIVDAASPENEKTIVEEFQRLHHNITYIRTGSRIGVYSAWNLMVKLARGKYITPMSTNDRLRSDAYEILAGYLEQFHDIALVYGNTFQTKHPNESFELHTVYNDFSWPEFSYEQLLQIPMVGPHPMWRAAVHNEIGFFDESYVANGDQEFFLRLGLHHELMSVPEYTGLYWLAPDALSVAGKTPAMETQRAHRKYQQIYAQQMRVKLTKSPVKRPIYIWGCGQAGEITLSVLSGYNIVPAGFVDRDCNKWGSVVKGLTVYSPEEKVLKPPDAGTRPFIIIASVYAPEIIRDLNEAGYVNRKDYFTNIYALKWI